A window of Mucilaginibacter sp. PAMC 26640 contains these coding sequences:
- a CDS encoding chromosome segregation protein SMC, with product MQLTQLEIKGFKSFGDKITINFNEGVTAIVGPNGCGKSNVVDAIRWVLGEQSTRMLRSEKMDNVIFNGTKSRKAANLAEVSLTFDNTKNILPTDFSQVTLTRRLYRTGESEYRLNDVQCRLKDITDLFMDTGVGADSYSIIELRMIDEIINNKEGSRRNLFEEASGISKYKLRKKQTFSKLKDTEADLERVEDLLFEIDKNLKTLENQAKKTERYYRLRDQYKGLSISLASFRIAGFSNTLAAIEEKEQKQRLEKSGIVTQIDTLEATLQQQKLESLTREKNLAAQQKTTNEFISKIRAYESEKRIKNEQLKNQKDRESRLKDELDRDGNQHKHVQYNIKRLNEEQMQEEENLQNITGQVADLKAAVDQLRLEQTTARNELNELNTISNRLQNQVYKTEKEIDILHIQQQALEQESLRNMEDASSKETELSHFNSVVNELHNRTETLKKAYEVALETDNKLQEQIAETETQLKSVTQNIATDGRKLDAKQNEYNLTKSMVDNLEGFPESIRFLKKNTTWAKNITLFSDILFCKEEFRIAIENYLEPLMNHYVVNNYDEAIAAINLLSNSSRGRAQFFILENYNANSTPSNFLPEGETLKSLDDLPPVEELIGVDAIPALSVIEVDERYKALCTDLLKNVYLVNDHTEKDINNAPLPDNIVLIGKSGKFNKSLHTMAGGSVGLFEGKRIGRAKNLDNLLKEIKLAESSIGILKSQSEALQSNLYALRASVKTSDVRQKQVELNQLNTELITVKTKKEQYQAFIENSLNRKQDIANRISSIKEEILKLLPQLAEFKTQKQIQADLALDKQQAFNELNELVTVQSNTYSQENIRFHQQQNRVSGLMKDLEYRESQMDNLDSRIKQNSAELDKVKALIKENLQQTGDSDESLLEMYEQKENLEKATQEAEREYYTFRGNITEAENQILTLRRSKDQAELLENELKDARNNLKLDLNALKERLSVEFNVDIADLPETEDNQTESENEIREKTEKMKRQLDDFGAINPMAVEAYTEMSERHTFIQSQKKDLAEAKASLLATIQEIDDTAKEKFMSAFTMVRENFIKVFRSLFNEEDSCDLILSDPTRPLESEIDIIARPKGKRPLSINQLSGGEKTLTATAILFSLYLLKPAPFCIFDEVDAPLDDTNIDKFNNIIRKFSKESQFIIISHNKRTIACTDIIYGVTMVEQGISRVVPVDLRELAD from the coding sequence ATGCAGCTTACTCAGTTAGAAATCAAGGGATTCAAAAGCTTTGGCGATAAAATCACCATCAACTTTAACGAGGGTGTTACCGCTATTGTTGGCCCAAACGGCTGTGGTAAAAGCAACGTGGTGGATGCAATCCGCTGGGTTTTAGGGGAGCAGAGTACCCGCATGCTGCGTTCTGAAAAAATGGATAACGTTATTTTTAACGGAACCAAAAGCCGCAAAGCAGCTAACCTCGCAGAAGTATCGCTTACGTTTGATAATACCAAAAACATTCTCCCTACCGATTTTTCGCAGGTGACTCTTACGCGCCGCCTTTATCGTACCGGCGAAAGCGAGTACCGACTGAATGATGTACAATGCCGCTTAAAAGATATCACCGACCTGTTTATGGACACCGGCGTGGGGGCCGACTCCTACTCTATCATCGAATTGCGGATGATCGACGAGATCATCAATAATAAAGAAGGTTCGCGCAGGAATTTATTTGAGGAGGCTTCCGGAATCTCTAAATATAAGCTGCGCAAAAAGCAAACCTTTAGCAAGCTTAAAGATACCGAGGCGGACCTTGAGCGCGTGGAGGACCTATTATTTGAAATAGACAAAAATTTAAAAACACTAGAAAATCAAGCTAAAAAAACAGAACGTTACTACCGCCTGCGCGACCAGTATAAAGGCTTAAGTATTTCACTGGCTTCGTTCCGTATCGCCGGCTTTAGTAATACCCTGGCAGCAATAGAGGAAAAAGAACAAAAGCAACGGCTGGAAAAATCGGGCATTGTAACGCAGATTGATACCCTGGAAGCTACTTTGCAGCAGCAGAAACTCGAAAGCCTTACACGGGAAAAAAACCTGGCGGCACAGCAGAAAACAACCAATGAATTTATTTCAAAAATTCGCGCTTATGAGAGCGAGAAGCGGATAAAGAACGAACAATTAAAGAATCAGAAAGATAGAGAAAGCCGTTTAAAGGACGAGTTGGATCGTGATGGCAACCAGCATAAACACGTACAGTATAACATTAAGCGCCTGAATGAAGAGCAAATGCAGGAAGAAGAAAACCTGCAAAATATTACCGGGCAGGTGGCAGACCTGAAGGCAGCGGTTGACCAACTCAGACTAGAGCAAACCACAGCCCGTAATGAGTTGAACGAGTTAAATACCATCAGCAACCGCCTCCAAAACCAGGTTTACAAAACTGAAAAGGAAATCGATATCCTTCATATTCAGCAGCAGGCTTTAGAGCAGGAAAGCCTGCGCAATATGGAGGACGCCAGTAGCAAAGAAACTGAACTATCCCATTTTAACAGCGTAGTAAACGAACTGCACAACCGAACCGAAACCTTAAAAAAGGCCTATGAAGTTGCTTTAGAGACCGATAACAAACTGCAGGAACAAATAGCTGAAACAGAAACGCAACTCAAATCCGTAACGCAAAATATTGCTACCGACGGGCGTAAACTGGATGCCAAGCAAAACGAATACAACCTGACAAAAAGTATGGTGGATAATTTGGAGGGGTTCCCTGAATCGATCCGGTTTTTAAAAAAGAACACCACCTGGGCAAAAAACATCACCTTGTTCAGCGATATACTATTTTGCAAGGAAGAGTTCAGAATAGCCATAGAGAACTACCTGGAACCGCTGATGAATCATTACGTGGTAAACAATTACGATGAAGCTATCGCAGCCATCAATTTGTTGAGTAATTCCTCCCGCGGGCGTGCGCAATTTTTTATCCTGGAAAATTACAACGCTAATTCAACCCCATCCAACTTTTTGCCGGAAGGCGAGACTTTAAAATCTCTTGACGACCTGCCTCCAGTTGAGGAATTGATTGGAGTTGATGCCATCCCTGCCCTATCGGTAATTGAGGTTGATGAACGTTATAAAGCGCTATGCACTGATTTGCTCAAGAACGTTTACCTCGTTAACGACCATACTGAAAAAGATATCAATAATGCGCCCCTTCCCGATAATATCGTGCTGATTGGTAAGAGTGGTAAGTTCAATAAATCCCTGCATACGATGGCGGGAGGATCAGTTGGACTTTTTGAAGGGAAACGGATTGGCCGCGCAAAAAACCTCGATAACTTATTAAAAGAAATCAAACTGGCCGAGAGCAGCATTGGCATTTTGAAAAGCCAAAGTGAAGCATTGCAAAGCAATTTATATGCGCTAAGGGCATCTGTAAAAACCAGCGACGTGCGGCAAAAGCAAGTGGAACTTAATCAGCTGAATACGGAGCTGATTACCGTTAAAACCAAGAAGGAACAATACCAGGCCTTTATAGAGAACAGCCTCAATCGAAAGCAGGATATCGCTAACCGGATTAGCAGTATCAAAGAAGAGATCTTGAAACTCCTGCCCCAACTGGCCGAATTTAAAACACAAAAACAGATTCAGGCAGATTTAGCGCTTGACAAACAGCAAGCTTTTAATGAACTTAACGAGTTGGTAACGGTACAATCCAACACCTATAGCCAGGAAAACATCCGCTTTCATCAACAGCAAAACCGCGTTTCGGGTTTGATGAAGGATCTGGAGTACCGGGAATCTCAAATGGATAATCTGGATAGCCGCATTAAACAAAATAGTGCTGAACTTGATAAGGTAAAGGCTTTGATCAAAGAAAACCTGCAGCAAACAGGCGATAGTGATGAGAGCCTGCTGGAGATGTATGAGCAAAAGGAAAACCTGGAGAAAGCCACACAGGAAGCCGAGCGTGAATATTATACTTTCAGGGGAAACATTACCGAGGCAGAAAATCAGATCCTTACATTACGACGCAGTAAAGACCAGGCCGAACTTTTGGAGAATGAGTTAAAGGATGCGCGTAACAATCTAAAACTGGATCTAAACGCTTTAAAAGAACGCCTGTCGGTTGAGTTTAACGTGGATATAGCAGACCTCCCCGAGACTGAAGATAATCAAACTGAAAGCGAAAACGAGATCCGTGAGAAAACGGAAAAAATGAAACGCCAGCTGGATGATTTTGGCGCCATTAATCCTATGGCGGTAGAAGCCTATACCGAAATGAGCGAACGCCACACTTTTATCCAGTCGCAAAAGAAAGATCTGGCAGAAGCTAAAGCGTCTTTACTGGCAACCATACAAGAGATTGATGACACTGCCAAAGAAAAATTCATGTCTGCTTTTACGATGGTGCGCGAAAACTTCATTAAAGTATTCCGGTCATTATTTAACGAAGAAGATTCCTGCGACCTGATCCTCTCCGATCCTACGCGTCCCCTGGAGTCTGAAATTGACATCATTGCCCGGCCAAAAGGTAAACGTCCGCTTTCGATCAATCAATTATCCGGCGGAGAAAAAACACTTACCGCAACGGCTATCCTCTTTTCACTTTATTTATTGAAACCGGCACCCTTCTGTATCTTTGATGAGGTGGATGCGCCGCTGGATGATACCAATATTGATAAGTTCAACAATATCATCCGCAAATTTTCTAAAGAGTCGCAATTTATCATCATATCCCATAACAAACGCACCATTGCCTGTACAGATATCATCTATGGAGTTACCATGGTGGAGCAAGGGATATCCCGGGTAGTGCCGGTAGATTTGCGCGAACTGGCAGATTAA
- a CDS encoding haloacid dehalogenase, whose protein sequence is MPVQTYSDIDQRKKAIILDLDNVLYPEKDYIYQVYYLFASLLEYTALNDAMQTTTLMVDTYVNKGPDAVFDELVVRLNVEERFRANLTDLMTTAKLPLKLLLYQNMLSFIQEAVTDRKKIFIVTNGNPHRQLNKLKQMEWHGLEPYLICYFADETMPKPEPDVLELLMKDHDLQRRDLLMIENSETDVLCAQATGIDYINVNEFL, encoded by the coding sequence ATGCCCGTACAAACGTATAGCGATATAGATCAGCGGAAAAAGGCTATTATTTTAGATTTGGATAATGTGCTGTATCCGGAGAAAGATTATATTTACCAGGTTTATTACCTGTTTGCCAGTCTTTTAGAATACACTGCCCTTAATGATGCCATGCAAACAACCACTCTGATGGTTGATACGTATGTAAACAAGGGTCCTGATGCAGTTTTTGATGAATTGGTTGTAAGGCTCAACGTTGAAGAGCGATTTAGGGCTAACCTAACCGATTTGATGACGACCGCTAAGTTACCTTTGAAGCTTTTGCTGTATCAAAACATGCTGAGTTTTATACAAGAGGCAGTTACTGACCGGAAAAAGATATTTATCGTTACCAATGGCAACCCCCACCGGCAGCTGAACAAATTGAAGCAAATGGAATGGCACGGGCTAGAGCCCTATCTGATCTGTTATTTTGCCGATGAAACAATGCCAAAGCCTGAGCCTGATGTATTGGAGTTGTTGATGAAAGATCACGATCTGCAGCGAAGAGATCTGCTGATGATAGAGAATTCTGAAACCGACGTTTTGTGTGCACAGGCTACCGGGATAGATTATATCAATGTTAATGAGTTTTTGTAA
- a CDS encoding lipoprotein ABC transporter ATP-binding protein, protein MLKAQSIHKSYGQLHILKGVDLEVNRGEIVTIVGASGAGKSSLLNILGTLDNPDSGQLFIDNIEVSSLDNKNLSDFRNRKIGFIFQFHHLLVEFNAIENVCMPAFIAGVPRAEAEKRAKELLEMLGLGNRTTHKPAELSGGEQQRVAVARALINKPALIFADEPSGNLDSKNALELHELFVRLRKEFNQTFVIVTHNEELAGMADRTILMKDGLIVNS, encoded by the coding sequence ATGCTTAAAGCGCAATCTATTCATAAATCATACGGCCAGCTGCACATTTTAAAAGGGGTAGACCTTGAGGTGAATCGCGGAGAAATTGTAACCATAGTTGGTGCATCGGGTGCCGGTAAAAGTTCCTTGCTTAATATCCTGGGTACATTGGACAATCCAGACTCCGGGCAGCTTTTTATCGATAACATAGAGGTAAGCAGCCTGGATAACAAAAACCTGAGCGATTTTCGCAATCGCAAAATCGGTTTCATCTTTCAGTTTCACCACTTACTGGTAGAGTTCAACGCGATAGAAAATGTGTGTATGCCTGCATTTATAGCCGGCGTTCCGCGTGCTGAAGCGGAAAAACGTGCCAAAGAACTATTGGAAATGCTGGGGCTGGGCAATCGAACAACGCACAAACCCGCCGAACTTTCCGGCGGCGAACAGCAAAGGGTTGCAGTAGCGCGTGCATTAATTAACAAGCCGGCGTTGATCTTCGCAGATGAGCCTTCCGGTAACCTCGATTCAAAAAATGCTTTGGAGTTGCATGAGTTGTTTGTGAGACTGCGCAAGGAATTCAATCAAACTTTTGTTATTGTAACTCATAACGAGGAATTGGCCGGCATGGCCGACAGGACGATTTTAATGAAGGACGGATTAATCGTTAACAGCTGA
- the sucC gene encoding succinate--CoA ligase subunit beta (catalyzes the interconversion of succinyl-CoA and succinate), producing the protein MNIHEYQGKAILKSFGVRVQEGIVADTPEEAVAAAQKMKEDYGSDWTVIKAQIHAGGRGKGGGVKLAKNAEQVKEIATNIIGMQLVTPQTGPEGKLVKKVLVAQDVYYPGESEVKEFYISVLLDRAKGRNIIMYSTEGGMDIEEVAHSTPELIHKEEIDPKVGLQGFQARKIAFNLGLSGDALKDMVKFITALYKAYDATDSSQFEINPVLKTSDNKILAVDAKVNLDDNALYRHPDYAAMRDTDEEDPTEVEASKSNLNYVKLDGNVGCMVNGAGLAMATMDIIKIAGGEPANFLDVGGTANAQTVKAGFNIILSDPNVKAILINIFGGIVRCDRVAQGVIDAYKEIGNIPVPIIVRLQGTNAEEGKALIDNSGLKVYSAILLKEAAERVKEVLAL; encoded by the coding sequence ATGAATATTCACGAATATCAGGGCAAAGCGATATTAAAAAGCTTTGGCGTTAGAGTACAGGAAGGCATCGTTGCAGATACACCTGAAGAGGCTGTAGCAGCAGCTCAGAAGATGAAGGAAGACTACGGGTCGGACTGGACAGTTATAAAAGCACAGATCCACGCAGGTGGCCGCGGTAAAGGCGGTGGTGTAAAGCTGGCTAAAAATGCGGAGCAGGTAAAAGAGATTGCAACCAATATCATTGGCATGCAACTGGTAACCCCGCAAACCGGCCCCGAAGGTAAACTGGTTAAAAAAGTATTAGTTGCACAGGATGTATATTATCCCGGCGAAAGCGAAGTAAAAGAATTTTACATCAGTGTTCTGTTAGATCGCGCCAAAGGCCGCAACATCATCATGTATTCAACCGAAGGTGGTATGGATATCGAAGAAGTGGCACACTCTACTCCTGAACTGATCCATAAAGAAGAGATTGATCCTAAAGTAGGCTTACAGGGTTTCCAAGCACGTAAAATTGCCTTCAACCTGGGTTTAAGCGGAGATGCTTTAAAAGACATGGTGAAATTCATCACGGCTTTATACAAAGCATATGATGCTACTGATTCATCACAGTTTGAGATCAACCCTGTATTAAAAACATCTGATAATAAAATATTGGCAGTTGATGCTAAGGTAAATTTAGATGATAACGCTTTATACCGCCACCCGGATTATGCAGCCATGCGCGATACCGATGAGGAGGATCCAACAGAAGTAGAAGCAAGCAAAAGCAACCTGAACTATGTGAAGCTTGATGGTAACGTAGGCTGTATGGTAAATGGTGCCGGTTTGGCTATGGCTACTATGGATATCATTAAGATTGCCGGCGGCGAGCCTGCTAACTTTTTGGATGTTGGCGGTACTGCAAATGCCCAAACGGTAAAAGCAGGTTTTAATATCATCCTGTCAGATCCCAACGTTAAAGCGATCCTGATCAACATCTTCGGTGGTATCGTTCGTTGCGACCGTGTTGCTCAGGGCGTGATTGATGCTTATAAAGAGATCGGTAACATCCCTGTCCCTATCATCGTTCGCTTACAAGGCACCAATGCCGAAGAAGGAAAAGCGCTGATAGACAACTCCGGGCTAAAAGTATACTCTGCTATCCTGTTGAAGGAAGCTGCTGAGCGTGTGAAAGAAGTGTTAGCATTATAA
- a CDS encoding tetracycline resistance protein produces the protein MLLQNKRVAIIGGGPAGLTLARLLQQKGLKVNVYERDKNAEARVWGSTLDLHKDSGQKAWNEAGLLKLYFDQALPMGRIVTDEKNKLLSTRPADYSNPEINRTVLRNILLESLANDTIVWDKRLIALEPDREQWLLHFEGKTTSVADMVIGADGGLSNVRQFVTNTEVEYTGSFIIQGDIAQPELRCPEFYRFCKGNILMTSKQGINLVLNPCNGGVMSYGITFSNLDVGLNCFDFRDSVSTIKFLMTMFTNWDEVYKGLFRATTSFAGLPSRLLPLDRPWKTDRLLPVTLIGDAAHIMPPFAGQGVNTGMMDALILSRNLVDTNFGTLGAAISDYEQKMFIYAKAAQAETSKNEIEMHQPTFSFRQRFSN, from the coding sequence ATGTTATTGCAAAATAAACGAGTAGCCATCATTGGCGGGGGGCCAGCGGGACTAACACTGGCCAGGTTATTACAACAGAAAGGCTTAAAAGTAAATGTTTACGAAAGGGATAAAAATGCAGAGGCAAGGGTTTGGGGCAGCACATTGGATTTGCACAAAGACTCGGGGCAAAAAGCATGGAATGAGGCCGGGCTTTTAAAGCTGTATTTCGATCAGGCACTGCCCATGGGAAGGATTGTCACAGATGAAAAAAACAAACTACTTTCAACAAGACCAGCAGATTACAGCAACCCCGAAATAAACAGAACTGTTCTGAGAAATATACTGCTTGAAAGCCTCGCAAATGATACCATTGTTTGGGACAAGAGACTTATTGCACTTGAACCAGACCGGGAGCAATGGCTGCTTCATTTTGAAGGTAAAACGACCAGCGTGGCTGATATGGTGATCGGCGCCGACGGCGGATTGTCTAACGTTAGACAATTTGTTACGAATACAGAGGTGGAATATACCGGCAGCTTCATCATTCAGGGAGATATTGCACAGCCTGAACTACGTTGCCCTGAATTTTACCGGTTTTGTAAAGGGAATATTTTGATGACATCAAAACAAGGTATTAATCTGGTGCTTAACCCCTGCAATGGAGGAGTGATGAGTTATGGCATTACATTCAGCAATTTAGATGTCGGGTTGAATTGTTTTGATTTCCGGGATAGCGTCAGCACAATTAAATTTCTGATGACCATGTTCACCAACTGGGACGAAGTTTATAAGGGATTGTTTCGAGCTACAACTTCTTTTGCCGGCCTGCCGTCAAGGCTGCTCCCTTTGGATCGTCCATGGAAAACGGATAGACTGCTCCCGGTGACACTCATTGGTGATGCAGCCCATATTATGCCGCCTTTCGCAGGGCAGGGTGTGAACACCGGAATGATGGACGCACTGATTTTATCCCGTAATTTAGTCGATACAAATTTTGGTACCCTGGGTGCAGCAATTAGCGATTATGAGCAAAAAATGTTCATCTATGCCAAAGCTGCGCAAGCCGAGACGAGCAAAAATGAGATTGAAATGCATCAGCCAACTTTTTCATTTCGACAAAGGTTTAGCAATTAG
- a CDS encoding threonylcarbamoyl-AMP synthase, translating to MLIKIYPENPNQKAIEQAADVLRKGGLIIYPTDTVYGLGCDITNHKAIEAICKIRNIKPEKANFSFICYDLSHISDYIKPIDNTTFRVLKKALPGPFTFIFNASHAVPKLLSSNKKTVGIRVPDNNIAREIVKALGNPILSTSIRDDDDIIEYSTDPELIYEKYQDMVDLVIDGGYGDNVASTVINCTSGEFEVIREGKGKLEDYL from the coding sequence ATGCTTATCAAAATCTATCCAGAAAATCCGAACCAAAAAGCTATTGAGCAGGCAGCTGATGTGTTAAGAAAGGGCGGGCTCATCATCTACCCTACCGATACAGTTTACGGTTTGGGCTGCGATATCACCAATCATAAAGCCATTGAGGCCATCTGCAAGATCAGGAACATTAAGCCCGAGAAAGCCAACTTTTCTTTTATCTGCTACGATCTGAGCCATATTTCGGATTATATCAAACCAATAGATAATACTACTTTCCGGGTGCTGAAGAAAGCGTTGCCCGGGCCGTTTACGTTTATATTCAATGCCAGTCATGCTGTACCAAAACTGTTAAGCTCTAATAAAAAAACAGTCGGCATTCGTGTTCCGGATAACAATATCGCCAGGGAGATTGTCAAAGCACTAGGCAACCCTATTCTCTCAACCTCCATCAGAGACGATGATGACATTATCGAATATTCTACTGACCCGGAACTGATCTATGAAAAATACCAGGACATGGTTGACCTGGTGATCGATGGCGGCTACGGTGATAACGTAGCATCCACGGTAATCAACTGTACATCCGGTGAGTTTGAGGTAATTCGCGAAGGAAAAGGAAAACTGGAAGATTACCTGTAG
- a CDS encoding tryptophan synthase subunit alpha: MNRLNQLFANKKENLLSIYFTAGYPKLNTTVDIAEALEQAGADFLEIGFPYSDPVADGPTIQHSSETALLNGMTLNVLFEQLKDLRKRVSIPVLLMGYVNPIVQYGVENFCKQAAAVGVDGIIVPDLPMYEYEMLYSNHFQDHNLSNIFLVTPQTSEERIRKVDELSNSFIYLLSSSSITGGSLQLTDSIEDYYKRVKGMQLKNPAIIGFGISDHNSFSKACQYANGAIVGSAFVKLLGQDDYMQKIPAFIKGIKA, translated from the coding sequence ATGAACAGGTTAAACCAACTTTTTGCTAATAAAAAGGAAAATTTGCTGTCAATATATTTTACAGCAGGCTACCCTAAACTAAATACAACGGTAGACATTGCCGAAGCCCTGGAACAAGCCGGTGCGGATTTCCTGGAAATTGGTTTTCCGTATTCTGATCCGGTTGCAGACGGGCCTACGATTCAGCATAGTTCTGAAACTGCTCTCCTGAACGGAATGACGCTAAACGTTTTGTTTGAGCAGTTGAAAGATCTTCGCAAAAGAGTAAGCATCCCGGTGCTGTTAATGGGTTACGTCAACCCAATTGTACAGTACGGTGTTGAAAATTTCTGTAAGCAAGCTGCGGCGGTAGGTGTAGATGGTATTATTGTACCAGATCTGCCAATGTACGAGTATGAGATGCTGTACAGCAACCATTTTCAAGATCATAACCTCAGCAATATTTTTCTGGTGACGCCTCAAACTTCAGAAGAACGCATCCGCAAGGTAGATGAGTTAAGCAATAGCTTTATCTACCTGCTTTCGTCGTCCTCTATTACTGGCGGCAGCCTGCAATTAACCGACAGTATTGAAGACTACTACAAGCGCGTAAAAGGCATGCAGCTGAAAAACCCTGCTATAATCGGCTTCGGAATTTCCGACCATAATTCCTTTAGCAAAGCCTGTCAATATGCCAACGGAGCCATTGTAGGGAGCGCATTTGTAAAGCTGCTGGGGCAGGATGATTACATGCAAAAGATCCCTGCTTTTATAAAAGGAATAAAGGCTTAA
- a CDS encoding deacetylase codes for MLKIAFDPIYAHPLPEGHRFPMLKYELIPAQLLHEGVIEPENLFSPAELDEETILFTHEKAYWEQLRDLTLPAKDQRRTGFPLSAKLVEREIRIAKGTIDGCHYAFDHGIAFNVAGGTHHAGSNWGEGFCLLNDQAIAANYLLNRNLSNSILIIDLDVHQGNGTAQIFEKDPRVFTFSMHGEKNFPFRKEHSDLDLPLDDGIGDEAYLGLLKNTLPNLFATHVPDFVFYLAGVDVLASDKLGKLSLSKQGCKERDRFVLEQCKLRNLPVQVSMGGGYSPGIKDIVEAHCNTYRVANDLFF; via the coding sequence ATGCTTAAAATAGCTTTCGATCCCATCTATGCGCATCCGCTTCCCGAAGGGCACCGCTTCCCGATGCTCAAATACGAACTGATACCCGCACAACTGCTGCACGAGGGCGTGATTGAGCCGGAAAATTTATTTTCACCTGCGGAGCTGGATGAAGAGACAATTCTGTTTACGCATGAAAAGGCCTATTGGGAGCAGCTGCGTGATTTAACCCTGCCGGCCAAAGATCAGCGCCGTACCGGTTTTCCTTTATCAGCCAAATTGGTGGAGCGTGAGATCAGGATAGCGAAAGGAACAATAGATGGCTGCCACTACGCTTTTGATCATGGTATTGCCTTTAACGTCGCCGGTGGTACCCATCATGCAGGCAGCAATTGGGGGGAAGGTTTCTGTTTATTAAACGATCAGGCCATTGCAGCTAACTACTTATTAAATAGAAACTTATCAAATTCTATCTTAATTATTGATTTAGATGTTCACCAGGGAAACGGCACGGCTCAGATCTTCGAGAAAGATCCCCGTGTGTTCACTTTCTCTATGCACGGTGAAAAGAATTTTCCGTTCAGAAAAGAACATTCTGATCTTGATCTTCCGCTTGATGACGGGATCGGCGATGAAGCGTATCTGGGCTTACTCAAAAACACTTTGCCAAACCTTTTTGCAACCCATGTGCCCGATTTTGTTTTTTACCTGGCCGGGGTAGACGTTTTGGCATCAGATAAATTGGGAAAACTTTCACTAAGTAAGCAGGGCTGTAAAGAACGTGACAGGTTTGTACTTGAACAGTGCAAATTGCGGAATCTCCCGGTGCAGGTAAGTATGGGTGGGGGATATTCACCCGGCATCAAAGACATTGTAGAAGCACATTGCAATACTTACCGGGTAGCGAATGACTTGTTCTTTTGA
- a CDS encoding kynureninase — MIYQSTLSFAAEQDERDELKLFRSQFHIPKHKGVDAIYLCGNSLGLQPISARKYLQDQLDAWQANAVEGWFVGDDPWLSYHKQLIPTLADIIGARTDEITIMNSLTVNLHLLMVSFYKPTSKRFKILMEAGAFPSDQYAMESQVKFHGYDPGEAIVEVYPREGEVTLRTEDIIQKIRENAGELALVMFSGINYFTGQLFDMAAIAKAAHGAGAFAGFDLAHAAGNVPLNMHDWDADFACWCSYKYMNSGPGGISGVFVHDKHFGDTGLDRFAGWWGYRNDKRFLMAQGFEPEAGAEGWNVSTAPIMLLALHKASLDIFDNAGGLKLLRAKSEALTGYLEFLINEINEKMEDEVYRIITPKNKAERGCQLSIVCKNNAKDIFNYLAENGVIGDWREPNVIRLSAVPLYNTFTNVFNAAQYLFKALDAVIKE; from the coding sequence ATGATTTACCAGTCAACTTTAAGTTTTGCAGCAGAACAGGACGAAAGGGATGAGCTTAAACTGTTTCGTTCCCAGTTCCATATTCCTAAACACAAAGGTGTGGATGCCATTTACCTTTGCGGAAACTCCTTAGGCTTACAGCCCATTTCTGCCAGGAAGTATCTGCAGGATCAACTGGATGCCTGGCAGGCTAATGCTGTAGAAGGCTGGTTTGTGGGAGATGACCCCTGGTTATCCTACCATAAGCAGCTTATCCCTACGCTTGCGGATATTATAGGTGCCCGAACGGATGAGATCACCATCATGAATTCGCTTACAGTGAATCTTCACCTGTTGATGGTAAGCTTCTATAAACCAACGAGTAAAAGATTTAAGATCCTGATGGAAGCTGGTGCATTTCCTTCAGATCAATACGCAATGGAAAGCCAGGTAAAGTTTCATGGATACGATCCAGGCGAGGCTATTGTGGAAGTGTATCCGCGTGAGGGAGAGGTAACTTTACGTACCGAAGATATTATTCAAAAGATCCGGGAGAATGCTGGTGAGCTGGCGCTGGTGATGTTTAGCGGAATAAACTACTTTACCGGCCAGCTGTTTGATATGGCAGCTATCGCCAAAGCAGCCCACGGGGCCGGAGCTTTTGCTGGTTTCGACCTGGCACATGCAGCAGGCAATGTACCTCTTAACATGCATGATTGGGATGCCGATTTTGCTTGCTGGTGCTCCTACAAATACATGAATTCTGGTCCGGGCGGTATCAGCGGTGTGTTTGTGCATGACAAACATTTTGGAGATACCGGCCTTGATCGCTTTGCCGGCTGGTGGGGGTATCGAAATGATAAACGGTTTTTGATGGCACAAGGGTTCGAGCCGGAAGCGGGCGCTGAGGGCTGGAACGTAAGCACAGCGCCAATCATGCTGCTGGCACTACACAAAGCATCACTGGATATTTTTGATAATGCAGGGGGGCTTAAGCTGCTTCGTGCAAAAAGCGAAGCTTTAACTGGTTATCTCGAGTTTTTGATCAATGAGATCAACGAAAAAATGGAAGATGAGGTGTACCGGATCATTACCCCAAAAAACAAAGCTGAGCGTGGCTGCCAGTTATCTATAGTTTGTAAGAATAATGCAAAAGACATATTTAATTACCTGGCTGAAAATGGGGTTATTGGCGACTGGCGGGAGCCGAATGTGATCCGCCTGAGTGCTGTGCCGTTATATAATACCTTTACGAATGTTTTTAATGCCGCACAATACCTTTTTAAAGCCCTTGATGCTGTTATAAAAGAATAA